One genomic region from bacterium encodes:
- a CDS encoding ROK family transcriptional regulator, producing MRIARLTGLKKPTVSSIVRELIDEGLVYESSLDQTSLGRKPVNLRINEQYRVYGLIDVSLWSTRLTVCDLGGHVLDGLTVPTLEGDAVAFLRGCARQLAGLLRKHPQESVGVSVVLPCPLDSSRGFVYWHKTLGWEFVDVRSILTEELDCRVLVENDARAGAIAELLFDPQARNLASFVHILVTDGIGAGIVIGGRPYFGAHFLDGRVGAGIIRINGNWQEFASQNDWEKNASDNGVVSRFCELCGEPSPKDVAAEMERVIAAATQQRDPNAIRALKETARYLAAGIAGIYLGLDPEKIIISGKITRVWSLVIDEIVEQMESKIHFHVAPLRELIVPSPLEDITFLGGRALLLREMFGGRTLPDYEEAESRCAVSSSGEGSSLFWAS from the coding sequence GTGCGGATCGCCCGTCTGACCGGACTCAAAAAACCTACCGTTTCCAGCATCGTCCGCGAGCTGATCGACGAGGGGCTGGTTTACGAATCCAGCCTCGATCAGACCTCCCTTGGACGCAAACCAGTCAATCTGAGGATCAACGAGCAGTACCGGGTCTACGGTCTGATCGATGTTTCGCTCTGGAGCACGCGGCTGACTGTCTGCGATCTCGGCGGGCACGTGCTGGACGGCCTGACAGTCCCAACCCTGGAGGGGGATGCCGTCGCGTTCCTGCGCGGCTGCGCCAGGCAGTTGGCTGGGCTGCTGAGAAAGCACCCCCAGGAATCGGTGGGTGTGAGTGTTGTCCTGCCCTGTCCGCTCGATTCCTCCCGCGGGTTCGTTTACTGGCACAAAACCCTGGGCTGGGAATTTGTCGATGTGCGCTCCATCCTGACCGAGGAGCTCGACTGTCGCGTGCTGGTCGAGAACGACGCGCGCGCCGGGGCGATCGCCGAGTTGCTGTTCGACCCGCAGGCCCGAAACCTGGCCAGTTTCGTGCATATCCTGGTCACAGACGGTATCGGAGCAGGGATCGTGATCGGCGGCCGGCCTTATTTCGGCGCGCATTTTCTCGATGGACGGGTCGGGGCGGGGATCATCCGGATCAACGGCAACTGGCAGGAGTTCGCCAGCCAGAACGACTGGGAGAAAAACGCCTCCGACAACGGGGTGGTCTCGCGCTTCTGCGAACTCTGCGGAGAACCGTCGCCCAAGGACGTGGCCGCGGAGATGGAGCGGGTGATCGCGGCGGCCACTCAGCAGCGTGACCCCAATGCGATCCGGGCGCTCAAGGAAACGGCACGCTATCTGGCCGCCGGCATCGCCGGCATCTATCTGGGGCTCGACCCCGAGAAAATAATAATCAGCGGCAAGATAACCCGGGTCTGGAGCTTGGTGATCGATGAGATCGTGGAGCAGATGGAGTCGAAAATCCATTTTCACGTCGCGCCGCTGCGCGAGCTGATCGTGCCCTCGCCCCTGGAGGATATAACTTTCCTGGGAGGAAGGGCGCTGCTGCTGCGCGAGATGTTCGGCGGACGGACCCTGCCGGATTACGAGGAGGCCGAGTCCCGTTGCGCGGTCTCTTCCAGCGGCGAGGGGTCGTCGCTGTTCTGGGCCTCGTGA